A genomic region of Chitinimonas arctica contains the following coding sequences:
- a CDS encoding RHS repeat-associated core domain-containing protein, with protein MRKAGVADRLAVLGNTRGTNWLARLGALLLGVSALAAVPTITVQRTPAPLIAGQPYSVSWSTSNATSVTFECTAAGTGFAGTGTVGTSGSAPGTASAAWVGYPSRCIWTAKGPDGSAAAPDYFTTVAAAPAPTINLQRVPSPMVAGQPYNLTWSTANATAVSLSCTASGTGYTVSNLALANSGNIPGTASAAWVGYPSSCTWTATGPGGSSSKGETLTTVKPPAPTITVQRNPTTMTAGQAYTSTWSTTNATAVSLSCTASGTGYTVSNLALATSGNIPGTASAAWVGYPSSCTWTATGPGGSTSSVELLNTVAGANPARPTATLSASPSNVRIVAGQTAAITLTGSGSDVGGQVAKLELLLDSGSGYSATPIKTVLGTTPTASLSYVHNLPAGFYRFKLRATDNQGASTDSTPFPVNITTSPLLGALSGIRSSADGKAQLVGWTCQAGTAQAMSYQVFLNAPTQALGGTPIGTANLANLSDELDNAAVQAACGTPGVGHSLRFDLSPYTSSYAGSPIFVQATAASGSLVLPCEDRNCTMPGSLRIALTTPADGAVYKGVSDIFMRIKLSNGTGSCDDVSFLFDGAWLGKAQGVTADSEAGTCYVTKRGVAPRAAPYLITARIQQGNTTLYAAHRYVQVIPSTTISLSSPEASKTLTAPASITLNATATVGSGSITRVEFYNGATKLGEDSSAPYSYSWTAVPVGNYANLTAKLVDSLGGVTTSAPVAVTVTASQGGGGDTPVKISFASSYVDGLITGGVDAGSLPGELSVGGGAASYSLPIAVPPGTAGLAPSLSLNYNSNGSSGLAGLGWSLSGRSSVQRCSRSIAQDGEHDTVRFDTRDRLCLDGQRLVLVNLAMNDANYWAENAQYRTEIDSFSRISRFSANGKLGFKVETKSGHTRYFGVNGLDGQANSYVQAQGKTEAISWALDRVEDRSGNRMTLGYRNDPSVGENLPSWYRYGGHATTNADVIVRLDYENRPDNTDNTTGWGAGGKAYLLKRLKTITTAVNTAANGDGGDIASVYTLDYVQSPRSARSLLRSVQRCDGDRNRNSAVRCLPATTFQWGEPAAGTAKRFVSLGNWDGPILEDWHSGMSWRQEGNFRVAEEGNDPRDMVVMGDFNGDGYTDMLDKRRVSGRMHRLFLGNGRGFDSQNVFTSQPAAFTVLETGDFDGDGQLDLLGAEGMVDGIGVVRSRFVSKRQICYARFREGQGFACNAWAEADAIAGGNTGGLHTTYDFNGDGRTDMLVPGSSFSAEEGTSYNDQLCLSTDTGFQCRLQGNGVFNVGRVGVLIERKYSGDSADINGDGRADSLRLTQASYDRESRNWVNTHTGVWANLRTERGAADYQLIDYLTLSVEKNPPANTIHYRLAEEAHWQSSLVADFNHDGYTDLLFGLSGGDKDWKTGGRLCYATGAPSPTGGVAGMDCRSLLDTGYRTGSGGDQIDFRIRAVGDIDGDGEADILAGEPYLGVQRVCRITGSGGYQCESWTLPQLGYPTQPQGRPNYPGSTWLETSRILTGDFNGDGRMDLVNYTPGGKWEVFSAESTAQPGEALDKLLAVTDGTLRRSQVEYGSLRDSHLHLTSAAALDPAAADTVRYPLRRIAPGPSKVVSKLRIDNGVADPIVTSYRYAAGAVELTGRANPGFRVIETTAQASGIRSLITTRQDPAQWQSRGMLERKRTLAASGAVLSETTADAQVRTLAQPNGSPTWFVYSGSEIGDKYDLDRSPLGHTVTATSYDDWGNLKQSDSLISGNGKTFRNLTVNTYQAANAGDAPWLQGLLSRTVNAKTDGYGQTISRTVAYGYDAKGLPASETLEPNDASLKLKLLTTFDRSGNPFGLVNKKTQTWRDPVSNNDRSRTVEDLQYDAKGRFVKTRKNAAGHSESLVYDFRTGAQTSLTGPNGFKTTWTVDGFGRKLAELRADGTETRSYLKQCNGSCPLAGAAVVAFTDSYKGADRIAVPTLLYSDNAGHALRSQSWGFDGRVIATDNRYDHRGRLKESDQPFFVGGIAVRASRNDYDDLDRVIKVTTWNEGGGEQFSTTTYQGLQTVLTNPNPSPKPQIKTDIRNVLGQLEVSKDAKGGITEYGHDAFGNLTQVIDPGKNIVRITYDLLGRKTDLNDLDLGAIHYDVDPLGRVWKQTDAKQQVTRSTYDDLDRLTSRSEPSLESRWVYDTATYGIGQLAEAYTLRSGSKDYQRTHLYDDKGRLKTTTLQLDKAYTSTTTYDDWGRLQTQVHQRDNDISKAKRFDQRYNQFGYLTKIERQGVALWEATKQDAANRVVEAKLGNGLKVIQSYNDFTGRLSNNDLKSPQDALLLRENYFYDPLGNIIQRDQFWTASNLTETFGYDELNRLSKATIGSSVQEFAYDAIGNLQSKTGVGSYTYPPQGQAVRAANSGGPHAVSSISSLGAFRYDANGNLIEGAGRKLSWTSFDMPHCITTGSISADGSCASGVSSQFAYGTEHQRAKQIKSDGTTIYYAGAIEAETTGSTVKSIKTYWPNGLGVEIDKGSSTDQHWTHEDRLGSVVAISDQTGALKERLSYDAWGKRRNLNGSANNVDGVIDNKGFTGHEMLDGLDLVHMNGRVYDPLVARFMSADPIIQDPEHSQSYNRYSYVWNNPTNLTDPTGFTAGQGGQTNINENVIGKLDQDFQTGSRVRMEGESPGSTMLSMTSYGGNDERGNAGGERKASAIGGTTVSGGTGGSAGASNGPMQTGSIGELCGAACSEASQEGQQLAMTSAAAGGGIGGRPAPQQLAPVIPVGPLVTKSAPEAVITTGPRVIKPGDFSVSDWKGYPPGVPKPTEPMRLLKKGSAEYDAARKAADAANKALRKDLDLKGKPVDIHEVQPVKFNGSPTDPANKVIIDRSLHRQQVTPWWTDLQKSIEQFLP; from the coding sequence ATGCGTAAAGCAGGCGTGGCAGATCGTTTGGCGGTACTGGGCAATACACGTGGTACGAATTGGCTGGCGCGCTTAGGCGCCTTGCTGCTCGGCGTGTCCGCCCTGGCGGCGGTACCCACGATCACGGTGCAGCGCACGCCCGCGCCCTTGATTGCCGGTCAGCCCTATAGCGTCAGTTGGAGCACCAGCAACGCCACGTCGGTCACATTCGAGTGTACCGCCGCCGGTACTGGCTTTGCGGGTACAGGTACGGTCGGTACCAGCGGCAGCGCGCCCGGCACGGCCAGCGCCGCCTGGGTCGGCTATCCCTCACGCTGCATCTGGACCGCCAAAGGCCCGGACGGCAGCGCTGCCGCACCGGACTATTTCACCACGGTCGCTGCTGCGCCCGCGCCTACGATCAATCTGCAACGCGTGCCATCGCCCATGGTGGCTGGCCAGCCGTATAACCTTACTTGGTCCACCGCCAATGCCACGGCCGTCTCGCTCAGCTGTACCGCCAGCGGTACCGGCTACACCGTCAGCAATCTGGCCCTGGCCAACAGCGGCAATATCCCCGGCACGGCCAGTGCCGCCTGGGTCGGCTATCCGTCAAGCTGCACCTGGACCGCTACCGGTCCCGGCGGTTCCAGCAGCAAGGGGGAAACGCTGACCACGGTCAAGCCGCCGGCACCGACCATCACGGTACAGCGCAATCCCACCACCATGACGGCGGGGCAGGCGTATACCTCCACTTGGTCTACCACCAACGCCACCGCCGTGTCGTTAAGCTGTACCGCCAGCGGTACCGGCTACACGGTCAGCAATCTGGCCCTGGCCACCAGCGGCAATATCCCCGGCACGGCCAGTGCCGCCTGGGTCGGCTATCCGTCAAGCTGCACCTGGACCGCTACCGGTCCCGGCGGTTCGACCAGCAGTGTCGAACTCCTCAACACGGTTGCCGGCGCCAATCCGGCCCGGCCTACCGCCACGCTCAGCGCCAGTCCCAGCAATGTCCGGATCGTGGCCGGCCAAACCGCCGCCATCACCTTGACCGGCAGCGGCAGCGACGTCGGTGGCCAAGTGGCCAAGCTGGAACTGCTGCTCGACAGCGGCAGCGGCTATAGCGCCACCCCCATCAAGACCGTGCTGGGTACAACGCCCACCGCCAGCTTGAGCTATGTCCACAATCTGCCGGCCGGTTTCTACCGGTTCAAGCTGCGCGCCACCGACAACCAGGGCGCCAGCACCGACTCCACGCCGTTCCCGGTCAATATCACCACCAGCCCGCTATTGGGCGCCCTGAGCGGCATCCGTAGCAGTGCCGACGGCAAGGCGCAGCTGGTCGGCTGGACTTGCCAGGCCGGTACGGCGCAAGCCATGAGCTACCAGGTCTTCCTGAACGCCCCCACCCAAGCCCTGGGCGGCACGCCGATCGGCACCGCCAACCTGGCCAACCTCAGCGACGAGCTGGACAACGCCGCCGTGCAAGCCGCCTGCGGCACCCCCGGCGTCGGCCACAGCCTGCGCTTTGATCTGAGTCCCTATACCAGCAGCTACGCCGGCAGCCCGATCTTCGTCCAGGCCACTGCCGCCAGCGGCAGCCTGGTACTGCCCTGCGAGGACCGCAACTGCACCATGCCGGGCAGCCTGCGCATTGCCCTGACCACCCCGGCCGATGGGGCGGTGTACAAGGGTGTGTCCGATATCTTTATGCGGATCAAGCTGAGCAATGGCACGGGTAGTTGCGACGACGTGTCCTTTTTGTTCGACGGTGCATGGCTAGGTAAGGCGCAAGGGGTCACGGCCGATAGTGAAGCGGGCACCTGCTATGTGACCAAACGCGGGGTCGCGCCTCGTGCGGCACCGTATCTGATCACTGCACGTATCCAGCAGGGCAATACCACGCTGTATGCGGCCCACCGCTACGTGCAGGTCATCCCCAGTACGACCATCAGTCTGAGCAGCCCGGAAGCCAGCAAGACCCTGACGGCACCGGCCAGTATCACCTTGAATGCCACAGCCACCGTGGGCAGCGGCAGCATTACCCGTGTCGAGTTCTACAATGGCGCGACCAAATTAGGGGAGGACAGCAGTGCGCCGTATAGCTACAGCTGGACGGCTGTGCCGGTGGGCAACTATGCCAATCTGACGGCCAAACTGGTTGATAGTCTGGGTGGCGTGACCACCAGTGCGCCGGTTGCGGTGACCGTGACGGCCAGTCAGGGAGGCGGCGGTGATACCCCCGTCAAGATTAGCTTCGCCTCCAGCTATGTAGATGGCCTGATCACTGGCGGGGTGGATGCCGGCAGTCTGCCAGGCGAGCTCAGTGTTGGCGGTGGCGCGGCCAGCTATAGCCTGCCGATTGCCGTCCCGCCGGGTACCGCTGGTTTGGCTCCAAGCCTCAGTCTCAACTACAACAGCAACGGCAGCAGCGGCCTCGCCGGGCTGGGTTGGAGCCTGAGCGGCCGGTCCAGCGTGCAACGCTGCAGTCGCAGCATTGCCCAGGATGGCGAGCACGACACCGTCCGTTTCGACACGCGCGACCGCCTGTGTCTGGATGGCCAACGGCTGGTTCTGGTCAACTTGGCGATGAACGATGCCAACTACTGGGCGGAGAACGCCCAATACCGCACCGAAATCGACAGCTTCAGCCGCATCAGCCGCTTCAGTGCCAATGGCAAGCTGGGCTTCAAGGTCGAGACCAAGTCTGGCCACACCCGCTATTTCGGCGTCAATGGCCTGGATGGCCAGGCCAATAGCTATGTACAGGCCCAAGGTAAGACGGAGGCCATCAGCTGGGCCTTGGACCGAGTGGAAGACCGCTCCGGCAACCGCATGACCCTCGGCTACCGGAACGACCCCAGCGTCGGTGAAAACCTGCCCTCCTGGTATCGCTACGGCGGCCATGCCACCACCAACGCCGACGTGATCGTGCGGCTCGACTACGAAAACCGTCCGGACAACACCGACAACACCACCGGCTGGGGCGCCGGCGGCAAGGCGTATCTGCTGAAGCGGCTCAAGACCATCACCACGGCGGTCAATACGGCGGCCAATGGCGATGGCGGCGACATCGCCAGTGTCTATACCCTCGATTACGTACAAAGCCCGCGCAGTGCGCGCAGTCTGCTGCGCAGCGTGCAGCGCTGCGACGGCGACCGTAACCGCAACAGCGCCGTCCGCTGTCTGCCAGCCACCACCTTCCAATGGGGCGAACCGGCAGCCGGTACGGCCAAGCGTTTCGTCAGCCTGGGCAACTGGGACGGTCCCATTCTGGAGGACTGGCATTCCGGCATGAGTTGGCGGCAAGAGGGCAACTTCCGTGTGGCCGAGGAAGGTAATGACCCGCGCGATATGGTGGTGATGGGCGACTTCAACGGCGACGGCTACACCGACATGCTGGACAAGCGCCGCGTCAGTGGCCGGATGCACAGGCTGTTCCTGGGCAATGGCCGTGGTTTCGACAGCCAGAACGTGTTCACCAGCCAGCCTGCCGCCTTTACCGTGCTGGAAACGGGCGACTTCGACGGCGATGGCCAGCTGGACTTGCTAGGCGCGGAAGGCATGGTCGATGGCATTGGCGTGGTACGTAGCCGATTCGTCAGCAAACGCCAGATTTGCTACGCGCGCTTTCGCGAAGGCCAGGGCTTTGCCTGCAACGCGTGGGCTGAGGCAGATGCCATTGCGGGTGGCAACACGGGCGGCCTCCATACCACCTACGACTTCAATGGCGATGGCCGCACCGATATGTTGGTGCCCGGTAGTAGTTTCTCTGCGGAGGAGGGTACCTCCTATAACGACCAACTCTGTCTGTCCACGGATACGGGTTTCCAATGCCGGCTACAAGGCAACGGCGTGTTCAATGTGGGCCGCGTGGGTGTACTGATCGAGCGCAAATACAGCGGTGACAGTGCCGATATCAATGGCGACGGCCGCGCCGACAGCTTGCGGCTCACCCAGGCCAGCTACGATAGAGAAAGCCGCAATTGGGTCAATACCCATACCGGCGTCTGGGCGAATCTTCGCACCGAACGCGGCGCAGCCGATTACCAGTTGATCGACTATTTGACGCTCAGCGTGGAGAAGAACCCACCAGCCAATACCATCCACTATCGCCTGGCTGAAGAAGCCCATTGGCAAAGCAGCTTGGTGGCGGACTTCAACCACGACGGCTACACCGATCTGCTGTTCGGCTTGTCCGGCGGCGACAAGGACTGGAAGACCGGCGGGCGGCTGTGCTATGCGACCGGTGCGCCATCCCCTACAGGCGGGGTCGCCGGCATGGACTGCCGCAGCCTGCTCGATACGGGCTACCGCACCGGCAGCGGTGGAGACCAGATCGACTTCCGGATCCGCGCCGTCGGCGATATCGACGGCGATGGTGAAGCCGACATCCTGGCCGGCGAACCCTATCTGGGCGTGCAGCGCGTTTGCCGGATCACCGGCAGCGGTGGCTACCAATGCGAAAGCTGGACGCTACCGCAACTGGGTTACCCCACCCAGCCGCAAGGGCGTCCTAACTATCCTGGCAGTACTTGGCTGGAAACCTCGCGCATTCTTACCGGCGACTTCAACGGCGATGGCCGCATGGACCTGGTCAACTACACGCCAGGCGGCAAATGGGAAGTATTTAGCGCCGAGTCAACGGCCCAGCCTGGCGAAGCGTTGGATAAGTTGCTTGCCGTCACCGATGGCACGCTTCGCCGTAGCCAAGTCGAATACGGTTCGCTGCGCGACAGTCATCTCCACCTGACCAGCGCCGCTGCGCTTGACCCCGCCGCTGCCGATACGGTGCGTTATCCGCTGCGCCGCATCGCCCCTGGTCCCAGCAAGGTCGTCAGCAAGCTGCGCATCGACAATGGCGTGGCCGATCCAATCGTTACCAGCTATCGCTACGCCGCCGGCGCGGTCGAGCTAACCGGCCGTGCCAATCCCGGCTTCCGCGTGATCGAGACCACCGCCCAGGCCAGCGGCATCCGCAGCCTGATCACCACCCGCCAGGACCCGGCGCAGTGGCAAAGCCGGGGCATGCTGGAACGTAAGCGTACCCTTGCCGCCAGCGGCGCAGTCCTCAGCGAGACCACCGCCGATGCGCAAGTCCGCACCCTCGCGCAGCCCAACGGTAGCCCGACCTGGTTCGTCTATAGCGGCAGCGAGATCGGCGACAAGTACGACCTGGACCGCAGCCCGCTGGGCCATACCGTCACCGCCACCAGCTACGACGATTGGGGCAACCTCAAGCAAAGCGACAGCCTGATCAGCGGCAACGGCAAGACCTTCCGCAACCTGACGGTCAACACCTACCAGGCCGCCAATGCCGGCGACGCACCTTGGCTGCAAGGCCTGCTTAGCCGCACCGTCAATGCCAAGACCGACGGCTATGGCCAGACCATCAGCCGTACCGTCGCCTATGGCTACGATGCCAAGGGCCTGCCGGCCAGCGAGACCCTTGAGCCCAACGACGCCAGCCTCAAGCTCAAGCTGTTGACCACCTTCGACCGCAGCGGCAACCCCTTTGGCCTGGTCAACAAAAAGACCCAGACCTGGCGCGACCCGGTCAGCAACAACGACCGCAGCCGTACCGTCGAAGATCTCCAATACGACGCCAAGGGCCGCTTCGTCAAAACCCGCAAGAACGCCGCCGGCCATAGCGAAAGCCTGGTCTACGACTTCCGCACCGGCGCGCAAACCAGTTTGACTGGCCCGAACGGTTTCAAAACCACCTGGACCGTCGATGGCTTCGGCCGCAAATTGGCCGAATTGCGCGCGGATGGTACCGAAACGCGCAGCTACCTGAAGCAATGCAACGGTAGTTGCCCGTTGGCCGGCGCAGCGGTCGTCGCCTTTACGGATAGCTACAAGGGCGCCGACCGCATCGCCGTCCCGACCCTGCTCTACAGCGACAACGCCGGCCATGCCTTGCGCAGCCAGAGCTGGGGCTTCGATGGTCGCGTCATCGCCACTGACAACCGCTACGACCATCGCGGCCGCCTGAAAGAAAGCGACCAGCCCTTTTTCGTGGGTGGCATCGCCGTGCGCGCCAGCCGCAACGACTACGACGATCTGGATCGCGTGATCAAGGTCACCACCTGGAATGAAGGCGGCGGCGAGCAGTTCAGCACGACCACCTATCAGGGCCTGCAAACCGTCCTGACCAATCCCAACCCCAGCCCCAAGCCGCAAATCAAGACCGATATCCGCAATGTGCTGGGCCAGTTGGAAGTCAGCAAGGATGCCAAGGGCGGCATCACCGAGTACGGCCATGACGCCTTCGGCAACCTGACCCAGGTGATCGACCCGGGCAAGAATATCGTCCGTATTACGTATGATCTGCTGGGCCGCAAGACCGATCTGAACGACCTCGATCTGGGCGCTATCCACTACGACGTGGACCCGCTGGGCCGGGTCTGGAAACAGACCGATGCCAAGCAGCAGGTCACCCGTTCGACTTACGACGATCTGGACCGACTGACCAGCCGCAGTGAACCGAGCCTGGAAAGCCGCTGGGTCTACGACACCGCTACCTACGGCATCGGCCAACTTGCCGAAGCGTATACCCTGCGTAGCGGCAGCAAGGACTACCAACGCACGCATCTCTATGACGACAAGGGGCGGCTCAAGACCACCACGCTGCAGCTCGACAAGGCCTACACCAGTACGACCACCTATGACGATTGGGGCCGGCTGCAAACCCAGGTTCACCAACGCGATAACGACATCAGCAAAGCCAAGCGCTTCGACCAGCGCTACAACCAGTTCGGCTATCTGACCAAGATCGAACGGCAGGGCGTAGCGCTGTGGGAGGCCACCAAGCAAGACGCCGCCAATCGTGTCGTCGAAGCCAAGCTGGGTAACGGCCTCAAGGTGATCCAGAGCTACAACGACTTTACCGGCCGCCTGAGCAACAACGATCTGAAGAGCCCACAGGACGCCTTGTTACTGCGGGAAAACTACTTCTACGACCCGCTGGGCAATATCATCCAACGCGACCAGTTCTGGACGGCCAGCAACTTGACGGAGACGTTTGGCTACGACGAATTGAACCGCCTGAGCAAGGCCACCATCGGCTCGTCCGTCCAGGAATTCGCGTACGACGCCATCGGCAATCTGCAGAGCAAGACCGGCGTGGGCAGCTACACCTACCCGCCACAAGGCCAGGCCGTGCGCGCCGCCAATAGCGGCGGCCCGCACGCGGTCAGCAGCATCAGCAGCCTGGGCGCCTTCCGCTACGACGCCAATGGCAACCTGATCGAAGGTGCCGGCCGCAAGCTCAGTTGGACCAGCTTCGATATGCCGCACTGCATCACCACCGGCAGCATCAGCGCCGATGGTAGCTGCGCCAGCGGCGTATCGAGCCAGTTCGCCTACGGCACCGAGCATCAGCGCGCCAAGCAGATCAAGAGCGATGGCACCACCATCTATTACGCCGGCGCCATCGAAGCGGAAACCACCGGCAGCACGGTCAAGTCCATCAAGACCTACTGGCCGAACGGCTTGGGCGTGGAAATTGATAAGGGCAGCAGCACCGACCAGCACTGGACCCATGAGGACCGGCTCGGCAGTGTGGTGGCCATCAGCGACCAAACCGGCGCGCTCAAGGAAAGGCTGAGCTACGACGCCTGGGGCAAACGCCGCAACCTGAACGGTAGCGCCAACAACGTGGACGGGGTGATCGACAACAAGGGCTTTACCGGTCACGAGATGTTGGACGGGCTGGACCTGGTGCATATGAACGGCCGGGTCTATGACCCGCTGGTGGCGCGCTTTATGAGTGCCGACCCCATCATCCAGGATCCGGAGCATAGCCAGAGCTACAACCGCTACAGCTACGTATGGAATAATCCGACCAACCTGACCGATCCGACCGGGTTCACGGCTGGGCAGGGCGGGCAGACCAATATCAATGAGAATGTCATAGGGAAGCTGGATCAGGATTTCCAAACGGGTAGTCGCGTCCGAATGGAGGGTGAGTCGCCGGGCAGCACGATGCTATCGATGACCTCGTATGGCGGCAACGACGAACGCGGCAATGCCGGTGGCGAGAGGAAAGCTTCGGCAATTGGCGGTACGACCGTAAGCGGTGGCACGGGGGGAAGTGCAGGCGCTAGCAATGGCCCTATGCAGACGGGATCGATTGGCGAACTTTGTGGTGCGGCTTGCTCAGAAGCCTCCCAAGAAGGCCAGCAGCTGGCTATGACTTCCGCGGCCGCTGGCGGTGGTATTGGTGGACGGCCCGCGCCGCAGCAACTGGCACCGGTGATTCCCGTTGGCCCATTGGTGACAAAATCGGCGCCTGAGGCCGTAATTACGACTGGGCCACGTGTGATAAAGCCAGGCGATTTTTCTGTTAGTGATTGGAAAGGCTATCCGCCAGGTGTGCCAAAGCCTACGGAGCCGATGCGCCTACTAAAAAAGGGTTCAGCGGAGTACGATGCTGCACGTAAAGCCGCAGATGCGGCCAACAAGGCGCTTCGCAAAGATCTGGATTTGAAGGGGAAGCCTGTGGATATACATGAGGTTCAGCCGGTGAAATTTAACGGCAGCCCTACTGATCCAGCAAATAAAGTGATCATTGACCGGTCCCTTCACCGCCAACAAGTAACGCCATGGTGGACGGATTTGCAAAAATCGATAGAACAATTTCTCCCATAA